The following coding sequences lie in one Vanessa tameamea isolate UH-Manoa-2023 chromosome 17, ilVanTame1 primary haplotype, whole genome shotgun sequence genomic window:
- the LOC113402699 gene encoding segmentation protein Runt-like — protein MHLPHASPPTPTMADVYTHIHEYYRQSHGDLVQTGSPAVLCSALPGHWRSNKSLPVAFKVVALDDVQDGTLVTIKAGNDENVMAEMRNCTAVMKNQVAKFNDLRFVGRSGRGKSFSLTITISSFPSQVATYTKAIKVTVDGPREPRTKQNYGYGHPGAFNPFLLNPGWLDAAYLNYAWADYFRPPQLRDQTLVKGGATPITTPPVALPGGELFPFPPAMASLPSGGLIPPPGSFLSPNGLLPFPPHPAELALKTLPPELTLKNGINPYDALRHLQSNVSSMDTSSARLSPTSSRQSGSPRSIVNASPRSKADSKSEVNSTHEATISDESDEEQIEVVKSAFHPTRPANVELQEMKQVQAADSTVSDRPRMRNELKATSQRTTRVLSTSPTSTKITNGSISTHKSVWRPY, from the exons ATGCACCTTCCACACGCGAGTCCCCCGACCCCTACTATGGCGGACGTTTACACCCACATCCATGAGTACTATCGGCAGAGTCACGGCGACCTGGTGCAGACGGGTTCACCGGCTGTACTTTGCTCCGCACTGCCTGGTCACTGGCGGTCGAACAAGTCCTTACCCGTGGCGTTTAAGGTCGTCGCCTTGGATGACGTTCAAGACGGCACATTAGTTACTATTAAAGCGGGAAATGATGAAAATGTAATGGCAGAAATGAGGAACTGCACGGCAGTAATGAAGAACCAAGTTGCAAAATTCAATGACCTGAGGTTCGTGGGTCGGAGTGGTCGTGGGAAGTCATTCTCACTTACCATCACCATCAGCAGCTTCCCGAGCCAGGTTGCGACTTATACCAAAGCTATCAAAGTGACAGTTGACGGCCCGCGAGAACCTAGAACTAAACAAA ATTATGGCTATGGTCATCCTGGAGCATTCAATCCATTTCTATTGAATCCCGGATGGTTAGATGCAGCATATCTGAACTATGCGTGGGCAGATTACTTTAGGCCACCTCAACTAAGAGATCAGACACTAGTAAAAG GTGGTGCTACACCAATAACAACGCCGCCAGTAGCATTGCCAGGAGGTGAACTATTTCCGTTCCCACCGGCGATGGCAAGTTTGCCATCGGGGGGACTAATTCCACCGCCCGGTTCATTCCTTTCACCAAATGGGTTATTACCATTCCCTCCTCACCCTGCGGAGCTCGCATTGAAGACGCTACCACCAGAACTAACATTAAAGAATGGCATCAATCCTTACGATGCTCTGAGGCACTTACAGAGCAATGTTTCTTCGATGGACACTTCTAGCGCACGTTTGTCTCCTACGAGCAGTAGACAAAGTGGAAGTCCAAGAAGTATTGTGAACGCGAGCCCAAGATCGAAGGCCGATTCTAAATCGGAAGTGAATTCCACACACGAGGCGACAATATCCGACGAGTCAGACGAAGAACAAATCGAAGTAGTGAAATCCGCTTTCCACCCAACGAGGCCGGCGAATGTTGAGCTTCAAGAGATGAAACAAGTTCAGGCCGCCGATTCTACGGTATCTGACCGACCACGAATGCGAAATGAACTAAAAGCGACATCCCAACGCACAACACGTGTCCTTTCCACTAGTCCGACGTCAACCAAAATTACAAACGGTTCGATATCAACGCACAAATCTGTATGGCGACCATATTGA